The following are encoded together in the Bacillus sp. V2I10 genome:
- the truB gene encoding tRNA pseudouridine(55) synthase TruB, with the protein MEGVLLINKPAGMTSHDCVAKMRRIAKTKKVGHTGTLDPDVTGVLPVCLGRATKIVEYLTAASKTYEAEVTLGFSTTTEDASGEVVEKKKVDTIITKKDAEEALQALTGEIDQVPPMYSAVKIGGKKLYEYARAGQTIERPKRKITIHEMTILSDIETIGDTVSFRFKVQCSKGTYVRTLAVMIGEQLGYPAHMSHLIRTASGPFLIDQCHTFEEIENMADESRLQDILIPISTALNHLPKLSINDTLAKKVKNGAVLEVPAGFEHDAAEDSIAVYNEQGTCLAIYKQHPEKPHFLKPSKVLVI; encoded by the coding sequence ATGGAAGGTGTTTTGTTAATAAATAAGCCTGCCGGAATGACCTCACATGATTGTGTGGCAAAAATGAGAAGAATTGCTAAGACGAAAAAAGTCGGACATACCGGAACCCTCGATCCAGATGTCACAGGAGTACTTCCTGTCTGCCTGGGACGTGCAACTAAGATTGTTGAATATTTAACTGCAGCATCGAAAACATATGAAGCTGAAGTTACTTTGGGCTTCTCGACAACCACAGAGGATGCCTCGGGCGAAGTTGTTGAAAAGAAAAAAGTGGATACTATTATCACTAAGAAAGATGCAGAAGAAGCACTGCAAGCTCTGACAGGTGAGATCGATCAGGTTCCTCCAATGTATTCGGCAGTGAAAATAGGCGGTAAAAAACTGTATGAATACGCCAGAGCAGGACAGACAATTGAGAGGCCAAAAAGAAAAATCACGATTCATGAGATGACAATCTTATCTGACATAGAAACTATAGGAGACACGGTTTCTTTTCGTTTTAAAGTTCAATGTTCCAAAGGTACATATGTAAGAACCCTTGCTGTGATGATCGGCGAACAATTGGGATATCCTGCTCATATGTCACATTTGATTAGAACAGCATCAGGCCCGTTTTTAATTGATCAATGCCACACCTTTGAAGAAATCGAAAATATGGCAGATGAAAGCAGACTGCAGGATATTCTCATCCCGATCAGCACAGCTTTAAATCATTTGCCCAAATTGTCCATAAATGATACATTAGCAAAGAAAGTGAAAAATGGTGCTGTGCTTGAGGTTCCAGCTGGTTTTGAACATGATGCGGCTGAAGATTCGATTGCCGTATATAACGAACAGGGAACTTGCCTCGCGATTTATAAGCAGCATCCTGAAAAACCTCACTTCCTTAAACCTTCCAAAGTCCTTGTCATCTGA
- the rnpM gene encoding RNase P modulator RnpM, whose amino-acid sequence MNNQRKIPLRKCVATGEMKPKKELVRIVRSKEGEVSVDPTGKKNGRGAYLSLDKDCILQAKKKNVLANHLQVKIEDAIYEELLQLAEKEKH is encoded by the coding sequence GTGAACAATCAAAGAAAAATTCCGCTGCGCAAATGTGTTGCGACTGGAGAAATGAAACCGAAAAAAGAACTTGTTCGTATTGTCCGTTCAAAAGAAGGAGAAGTTTCCGTTGATCCAACCGGCAAGAAAAACGGACGCGGAGCTTACCTCTCACTTGATAAAGACTGTATTTTACAAGCTAAGAAGAAGAATGTACTGGCTAATCACCTGCAAGTAAAGATTGAAGATGCCATCTACGAAGAATTGCTTCAGCTAGCTGAGAAGGAGAAACATTAA
- the pnp gene encoding polyribonucleotide nucleotidyltransferase, producing the protein MGQEKQVFSIDWAGRELTVEVGQLAKQANGAALIRYGETAVLSTATASKEPKTVDFFPLTVNYEERLYAVGKIPGGFIKREGRPSEKAILASRLIDRPLRPLFADGFRNEVQVVSIVMSVDQNCSSEMAAMFGSSLALTVSDIPFEGPIAGVVVGRAEDQFIINPTVEQMDKSDINLIVAGTKDAINMVEAGANEVPEETMLEAIMFGHNEIKRLIAFQEEIAAQVGKAKSEVKLYVLDADLETSIREMAEKDLLSAIQVQEKHAREEAINEVKKTVVAHFEEQEADADTLKQVKEILSKLVKQEVRRLITEDKIRPDGRKIDEIRPLSSEVGLLSRTHGSGLFTRGQTQALSICTLGALGDVQILDGLGIEETKRFMHHYNFPLFSVGETGFMRGPGRREIGHGALGERALEPVIPSEKDFPYTVRLVSEVLESNGSTSQASICASTLAMMDAGVPLKAPVAGIAMGLVKSGEHYSVLTDIQGMEDHLGDMDFKVAGTAKGVTALQMDIKIEGLSREILEEALLQAKKGRMEILDSMLATIKEPRTELSQYAPKILMMAINPDKIRDVIGPSGKQINKIIEETGVKIDIEQDGTVFIASTNEEMNQKAKQIIEDIVREVVVGQMYLGKVKRVEKFGAFVEIFNGKDGLVHISELAEERVGKVEDVVKIGDELLVKVTEIDKQGRVNLSRKAVLRDEKEKEKQNS; encoded by the coding sequence ATGGGACAAGAAAAACAAGTGTTCTCCATTGATTGGGCTGGAAGAGAATTGACCGTTGAAGTTGGCCAGCTGGCAAAACAGGCAAACGGCGCTGCACTGATCCGCTATGGAGAAACAGCTGTATTAAGTACAGCAACAGCATCAAAAGAACCGAAAACAGTTGATTTTTTCCCGTTAACTGTCAATTATGAAGAGCGCCTTTATGCAGTAGGTAAAATTCCTGGTGGCTTTATTAAACGCGAAGGCCGCCCAAGTGAAAAAGCAATCCTTGCAAGCCGTCTGATTGACCGTCCATTGCGTCCATTGTTTGCTGATGGTTTCCGAAATGAAGTGCAGGTTGTCAGCATTGTGATGAGTGTCGATCAGAACTGTTCATCTGAAATGGCGGCAATGTTCGGTTCATCCCTTGCTTTAACTGTATCTGACATTCCGTTTGAAGGTCCGATTGCAGGTGTGGTTGTCGGCCGTGCTGAAGATCAATTTATCATCAATCCGACAGTTGAACAAATGGATAAAAGTGATATCAATTTAATTGTTGCAGGCACAAAAGATGCTATTAACATGGTAGAAGCAGGAGCAAATGAAGTTCCTGAAGAAACAATGCTTGAAGCGATCATGTTCGGTCATAATGAAATCAAACGTCTGATTGCATTTCAAGAAGAGATTGCAGCTCAAGTCGGGAAAGCAAAATCAGAAGTGAAACTATATGTTCTTGATGCTGATCTTGAGACAAGCATTCGTGAAATGGCTGAAAAAGACTTGCTGTCAGCGATTCAAGTGCAGGAAAAACATGCACGCGAAGAAGCGATAAATGAAGTGAAGAAAACAGTAGTGGCCCATTTTGAAGAGCAGGAAGCAGATGCTGACACTCTTAAACAAGTGAAAGAAATCCTCTCTAAATTAGTCAAACAAGAAGTACGCCGTCTGATCACTGAAGATAAGATCCGCCCGGATGGCCGTAAAATTGATGAGATCCGTCCTCTTTCTTCAGAAGTCGGCTTGTTATCCCGCACACATGGTTCAGGTCTGTTCACACGCGGGCAAACTCAGGCTCTCAGCATTTGTACGCTTGGAGCACTTGGAGATGTCCAGATTCTTGATGGTCTTGGCATTGAAGAAACAAAACGCTTTATGCATCATTACAATTTCCCGCTGTTCAGCGTAGGGGAAACTGGATTTATGCGCGGACCTGGACGCCGTGAAATCGGCCATGGAGCGCTCGGCGAAAGAGCCCTTGAGCCCGTTATTCCTTCAGAAAAGGATTTCCCGTACACAGTCCGTCTTGTATCAGAAGTTCTTGAATCAAACGGTTCAACATCACAAGCAAGTATTTGCGCAAGCACACTTGCCATGATGGATGCCGGTGTTCCGCTTAAAGCTCCTGTAGCAGGAATTGCAATGGGACTTGTGAAGTCAGGAGAACATTACTCAGTGCTGACTGATATTCAGGGAATGGAAGATCACCTTGGTGATATGGACTTTAAAGTTGCAGGTACAGCTAAAGGCGTTACTGCCCTTCAAATGGATATTAAAATTGAGGGATTATCCCGTGAAATTTTAGAAGAAGCTCTTCTGCAGGCTAAAAAAGGACGCATGGAAATCCTTGATTCAATGCTTGCAACAATTAAAGAGCCTCGTACAGAGCTTTCTCAGTATGCTCCTAAAATCTTAATGATGGCGATTAATCCTGATAAAATCCGTGATGTTATTGGGCCAAGCGGTAAACAAATCAATAAAATCATCGAAGAAACTGGCGTTAAAATTGACATTGAACAAGACGGAACGGTCTTTATTGCATCGACGAATGAGGAAATGAATCAAAAAGCGAAGCAAATTATTGAAGACATTGTCCGCGAAGTTGTTGTTGGACAAATGTATTTAGGAAAAGTGAAGCGCGTTGAAAAGTTCGGTGCTTTCGTTGAAATATTCAATGGCAAAGACGGTTTAGTACACATTTCTGAACTCGCAGAAGAGCGCGTTGGAAAAGTTGAGGATGTTGTTAAAATCGGTGATGAGTTGCTTGTGAAGGTAACTGAAATTGATAAACAAGGTCGCGTCAATCTTTCTAGAAAAGCAGTTCTTCGTGACGAGAAAGAAAAAGAAAAGCAAAATTCTTAA
- the ribF gene encoding bifunctional riboflavin kinase/FAD synthetase, with the protein MKTIKLTHPHSLKDIELPRLAMALGYFDGVHRGHQEVILTAKKTAEEKGLKSAVMTFDPHPSVVLRKNIQHVEAITTLQDKIDLIKKLEIDYLFIVQFSEEFAALLPQEFVDQYIIRLNVKHVIAGFDYSYGRLGKGTMETLPFHSRSAFDQTTISKQTDHDRKISSTLIREVLRSGDVEYASRLLNRPHRVNGTVIHGDKRGRTIGFPTANIELDGAYIIPPTGVYAVRFQLDDEIYNGVCNIGYKPTFYDEKKVKPSIEVHIFEFNKSIYGKNVSIFWYKRIRSEQKFSSIDELIEQIGKDKASAEQFFQDLQD; encoded by the coding sequence GTGAAAACGATCAAACTAACGCATCCGCACTCTTTAAAAGATATAGAATTGCCCCGGCTGGCAATGGCGCTTGGCTATTTTGACGGCGTTCATCGTGGGCATCAGGAAGTGATATTGACAGCTAAAAAAACAGCAGAAGAAAAAGGATTAAAAAGTGCAGTTATGACGTTTGATCCTCATCCTTCGGTGGTTTTAAGAAAAAATATTCAGCATGTCGAGGCAATTACAACACTGCAGGATAAAATTGATTTAATTAAAAAGCTTGAAATCGACTATCTTTTTATCGTTCAATTTTCCGAGGAGTTTGCAGCACTGCTGCCCCAGGAATTCGTTGACCAATACATTATCAGGCTGAATGTAAAGCACGTAATAGCAGGCTTTGATTATTCCTATGGCAGGCTTGGAAAAGGTACGATGGAAACCTTGCCTTTTCATTCAAGAAGCGCTTTTGATCAAACGACAATCAGCAAGCAGACAGATCATGACCGGAAAATCAGTTCAACTCTGATCAGGGAGGTGCTGAGAAGCGGGGATGTTGAGTATGCTTCCCGCCTTCTTAACAGGCCGCACAGAGTAAATGGAACAGTGATACATGGAGATAAGCGCGGCAGAACGATTGGCTTTCCAACGGCAAATATAGAGCTTGACGGGGCATACATAATCCCTCCGACAGGGGTGTACGCGGTCAGATTTCAACTAGACGATGAGATTTATAACGGAGTATGCAACATTGGCTACAAACCAACATTTTACGATGAAAAAAAAGTAAAACCAAGCATAGAAGTCCATATTTTTGAGTTTAATAAATCTATATATGGAAAGAATGTTTCTATATTCTGGTATAAACGGATAAGAAGCGAGCAAAAATTCAGTTCGATTGACGAACTGATCGAGCAAATTGGAAAAGATAAAGCTTCCGCTGAGCAATTTTTTCAGGATCTGCAAGATTAA
- the rpsO gene encoding 30S ribosomal protein S15 — MAITQERKNEIITEYRTHDTDTGSPEVQIAILTEDINNLNGHLRVHKKDHHSRRGLLKMVGKRRNLLTYLRNNDVTRYRDLINKLGLRR; from the coding sequence ATGGCAATCACTCAAGAACGTAAGAATGAAATTATCACTGAGTACAGAACGCATGATACGGACACTGGTTCTCCAGAAGTTCAAATCGCTATCCTAACTGAGGATATTAACAATCTTAATGGACATTTACGTGTTCATAAGAAAGACCACCATTCACGTCGCGGTCTTTTGAAAATGGTAGGTAAACGCCGTAATCTTTTGACGTACCTGCGCAATAATGACGTAACTCGTTATCGTGACCTAATCAACAAGCTTGGTTTACGCCGATAA
- the rbfA gene encoding 30S ribosome-binding factor RbfA — translation MSLRANRVGEQMKKELGEIISRKIKDPRIGFVTVTDVRVSGDLQIAKVYISVLGDEEKRENTLKGLAKAKGFIRSEIGQRIRLRKTPEILFEFDESVDYGNRIETLIHEINQENKQED, via the coding sequence ATGAGTTTACGAGCGAACAGAGTCGGCGAACAAATGAAAAAGGAATTAGGCGAAATTATCAGCCGGAAAATTAAAGATCCCCGCATCGGATTTGTTACGGTGACAGATGTAAGAGTTTCCGGAGATCTGCAAATTGCAAAAGTCTACATTTCCGTTCTTGGAGATGAAGAAAAGAGAGAAAACACTTTAAAAGGCCTTGCAAAAGCAAAAGGCTTTATCCGTTCTGAAATCGGACAGCGCATAAGGCTGAGAAAAACACCTGAAATCCTTTTTGAATTTGATGAATCCGTTGATTATGGAAATCGGATCGAAACACTGATCCACGAAATTAATCAAGAAAACAAGCAGGAAGATTAA
- the infB gene encoding translation initiation factor IF-2, with translation MTKMRVYEYAKKQNISSKDVITALQSMNVEVSNHMSTIDDHVIVKLDGKYKADKKETTKSISVKQREDHKTPMQKQENTNNTKPANPTKPAAKGGSKPFNQQGKSNNNSNNRNNNNKKNFGNKKNNSSNNQRRPQGGAPVQPKKEMPSKITFTGSLTVGELAGKLHKEPSEIIKKLFMLGVMATINQDLDKDSIELIAGEYGVEVEEVIVFDVTEFEGYATEDQEDQLQIRPPVVTIMGHVDHGKTTLLDSIRNTKVTAGEAGGITQHIGAYQVVVNNKKITFLDTPGHAAFTTMRARGAQVTDITILVVAADDGVMPQTVEAISHAKAAEVPIIVAVNKMDKESANPDRVMQELTEYGLVSEAWGGDTIFVPLSALSGDGIEELLEMILLVSEVEEWKANPNRAATGTVIEAQLDKGRGSVATLLVQNGTLRVGDSIVVGNTFGRVRAMVNDLGRRVKEVGPSTPVEITGLNDVPLAGDQFMVFTDEKKARQVGEARASKQIDEQRKEGAKLSLDDLFEQIKQGDIKDINLIVKADVQGSAEALAASLQKIDVEGVKVKIILTGVGAITESDIILASASNAIVIGFNVRPDGNAKRTADAEKVDIRLHRIIYKVIEEIEAAMKGMLDPEFEEKVIGQVEVRQTIKVSKIGTIAGSYVTDGKITRDSSIRVIRDGVVVFEGEVDVLKRFKDDVKEVAQNYECGITIKNFNDIKEGDIIEAYVMQEIERK, from the coding sequence ATGACGAAAATGAGAGTTTACGAATATGCAAAAAAACAAAATATATCAAGCAAGGATGTTATAACAGCCTTGCAGAGTATGAATGTTGAAGTCAGCAACCATATGTCAACAATTGATGATCATGTAATCGTCAAACTGGACGGAAAATACAAGGCAGATAAGAAAGAAACAACTAAATCCATTTCTGTCAAACAAAGGGAAGATCACAAAACGCCTATGCAAAAACAAGAGAATACTAACAACACAAAACCGGCTAATCCAACTAAACCAGCAGCAAAAGGCGGCAGCAAGCCGTTTAATCAGCAGGGAAAATCAAACAATAACAGCAATAACCGCAATAACAATAACAAGAAAAATTTCGGGAATAAGAAAAACAACAGCAGCAACAATCAGCGCAGACCGCAAGGCGGAGCTCCTGTACAGCCTAAAAAAGAAATGCCAAGCAAAATTACATTTACAGGCAGCCTTACAGTAGGAGAATTAGCAGGCAAGCTTCATAAAGAGCCTTCTGAAATCATTAAAAAGTTATTCATGCTTGGCGTAATGGCAACAATCAATCAGGATCTTGATAAAGATTCAATCGAATTGATTGCCGGCGAGTATGGTGTGGAAGTTGAAGAAGTGATTGTTTTTGATGTAACAGAATTTGAAGGCTATGCAACAGAGGATCAAGAAGATCAGCTTCAAATCCGTCCTCCGGTTGTTACGATCATGGGGCACGTTGACCATGGTAAAACAACTCTGCTCGACTCGATTCGAAATACAAAAGTTACAGCAGGCGAAGCTGGCGGTATCACTCAGCATATCGGTGCGTATCAGGTTGTTGTAAACAACAAAAAAATTACCTTCCTTGATACTCCGGGACATGCTGCATTTACAACGATGCGTGCCCGCGGTGCTCAAGTAACAGATATTACAATCCTGGTTGTAGCAGCAGATGATGGAGTTATGCCTCAAACAGTGGAAGCTATCAGCCATGCAAAAGCGGCTGAAGTTCCAATCATTGTTGCTGTAAACAAAATGGATAAAGAATCAGCAAACCCTGACCGCGTGATGCAGGAGCTGACTGAATACGGTTTAGTATCTGAAGCATGGGGCGGGGACACGATTTTTGTTCCGCTTTCAGCTTTATCGGGTGATGGAATTGAAGAATTACTTGAAATGATCCTGCTTGTAAGTGAAGTAGAAGAATGGAAAGCAAATCCTAACCGGGCAGCGACAGGAACTGTTATTGAAGCGCAGCTTGATAAAGGCCGCGGTTCAGTAGCTACACTTCTTGTACAAAATGGAACACTTCGTGTTGGCGACTCAATCGTAGTAGGAAATACATTCGGACGAGTACGTGCAATGGTGAATGATCTTGGCCGCCGTGTGAAAGAAGTAGGTCCTTCTACTCCTGTTGAGATCACTGGCCTGAATGATGTGCCGCTTGCAGGAGATCAATTCATGGTCTTCACTGATGAGAAAAAAGCACGTCAGGTTGGAGAAGCGCGTGCAAGCAAGCAGATTGATGAACAGCGTAAAGAAGGCGCGAAACTAAGCCTTGATGACCTGTTTGAACAAATTAAACAGGGCGATATCAAAGATATCAACCTTATCGTAAAAGCGGATGTTCAAGGATCTGCTGAAGCTTTGGCTGCATCTCTTCAAAAAATTGATGTAGAAGGCGTTAAAGTAAAAATCATCCTGACAGGTGTTGGGGCAATTACAGAATCTGACATTATTTTAGCATCTGCTTCAAATGCAATTGTTATCGGATTTAACGTTCGCCCTGATGGGAATGCTAAGAGAACGGCTGATGCAGAAAAAGTAGACATTCGTCTGCACCGCATCATCTACAAAGTAATTGAAGAAATTGAAGCGGCAATGAAGGGAATGCTTGACCCTGAATTTGAAGAAAAAGTCATTGGTCAAGTTGAAGTCCGTCAAACAATTAAAGTATCTAAGATCGGTACAATTGCCGGTTCATATGTGACTGACGGCAAAATCACCCGCGACAGCAGCATCCGCGTAATTCGTGACGGAGTAGTCGTATTTGAAGGTGAAGTAGACGTTCTAAAACGTTTTAAAGATGATGTAAAAGAAGTTGCGCAAAACTATGAGTGCGGTATTACAATTAAAAACTTCAATGATATCAAAGAAGGAGATATCATCGAAGCATACGTCATGCAGGAAATTGAGCGCAAGTGA
- a CDS encoding pitrilysin family protein, translated as MIKKYTCQNGVRIVLENIPHVRSVAIGVWIGTGSRNENEKNNGISHFLEHMFFKGTKTRSAREIAESFDSIGGQVNAFTSKEYTCYYAKVLDEHSDYALEVLADMFFNSTFDDIELKKEKNVVYEEIKMYEDTPDDIVHDLLSKATYGDHPLGYPILGTEETLAKFESDTLREYMDQYYTPENVVISVAGNISESFISEVEKQFGSFETSQKGTEIGAPAFMDQKLARKKDTEQAHLCIGFDGLQVGHEKIYDLIVLNNVLGGSMSSRLFQDVREQKGLAYSVFSYHSSYQDNGMLTIYGGTGRAQLDVLFETIQETLATLKKEGITAKELTNSIEQMKGNLMLSLESTNSRMSRNGKNELLLGRHRSLDEMIEMINEVTADNVNALAKQLFTDDYSIALISPDGKLPSALKQ; from the coding sequence TTGATTAAAAAGTATACATGCCAAAATGGTGTAAGAATAGTGCTCGAAAATATCCCTCATGTTAGATCGGTTGCAATTGGGGTATGGATTGGAACGGGCTCAAGAAATGAAAATGAAAAAAACAATGGGATTTCGCACTTTTTAGAGCATATGTTTTTCAAAGGAACTAAAACAAGATCAGCACGTGAAATAGCTGAATCTTTTGACAGCATCGGCGGGCAAGTAAACGCTTTTACTTCAAAAGAATATACTTGCTATTATGCGAAAGTGCTTGATGAACATTCAGATTATGCGCTCGAAGTCCTTGCAGATATGTTCTTCAACTCAACGTTTGATGATATTGAACTGAAAAAAGAAAAAAACGTTGTATATGAAGAAATTAAAATGTATGAAGATACTCCTGACGATATCGTACATGATTTACTCAGCAAAGCTACATACGGTGATCATCCGCTTGGGTATCCGATTTTAGGAACGGAAGAAACGCTTGCAAAATTCGAAAGCGACACATTGCGAGAGTATATGGATCAATATTATACTCCAGAGAATGTTGTGATTTCAGTAGCAGGCAATATTTCAGAGAGCTTTATTTCAGAAGTTGAAAAACAATTCGGTTCGTTTGAGACGTCTCAAAAGGGAACTGAAATAGGTGCACCGGCATTCATGGATCAGAAGCTTGCGCGCAAAAAAGATACTGAGCAGGCTCACCTTTGCATCGGTTTTGACGGACTTCAAGTTGGACATGAAAAAATCTATGATTTAATCGTACTAAACAACGTTCTTGGCGGCAGCATGAGCTCAAGACTGTTCCAGGATGTCCGCGAGCAAAAAGGACTTGCCTATTCAGTCTTTTCTTATCACTCCTCATATCAGGATAATGGCATGCTGACGATTTACGGAGGCACAGGCCGTGCACAGCTTGATGTTCTGTTTGAAACGATCCAGGAAACTCTTGCTACATTGAAAAAAGAAGGCATAACAGCCAAAGAGCTCACAAACAGCATAGAACAAATGAAAGGCAATTTGATGCTCAGCTTAGAAAGCACGAACAGCCGCATGAGCCGAAACGGTAAGAATGAACTCCTTCTTGGGCGCCATCGCAGCCTGGACGAAATGATCGAAATGATAAATGAAGTAACGGCAGATAATGTCAATGCCCTTGCAAAACAATTATTTACAGATGATTACTCCATTGCTCTGATCAGCCCGGACGGAAAGCTTCCTTCTGCCTTAAAACAATAA
- a CDS encoding YlxQ family RNA-binding protein, with the protein MVKHQWMSLLGLANRARKIVSGEELVIKEVRQSRAKLVLLSKDASENTAKKVHDKCSFYNIPVVSVPDRYLLGQAIGKDARVVVALVDAGFAAKMKTLLD; encoded by the coding sequence ATGGTAAAGCATCAATGGATGTCCTTATTGGGCTTAGCAAATCGGGCAAGAAAGATTGTTTCAGGTGAAGAACTTGTCATCAAAGAAGTTAGACAATCCCGTGCAAAACTAGTTCTGCTCTCTAAAGATGCATCAGAAAATACTGCTAAAAAGGTTCATGATAAATGCAGTTTTTACAACATTCCTGTTGTCTCGGTCCCGGATCGGTACCTGTTAGGTCAGGCGATTGGAAAGGATGCTCGAGTCGTTGTGGCATTAGTTGATGCAGGCTTTGCTGCAAAAATGAAAACCTTGCTCGATTAA
- a CDS encoding DUF503 domain-containing protein — translation MIGYAECECIIYDAQSLKDKRAVLQRILMRLKQRHNVSVSEIDFQDTWQRTKIGIVAITSNKVQTEKELNKALAMIDSFPEIERTVTSFDWL, via the coding sequence GTGATCGGATATGCAGAGTGTGAGTGCATCATTTATGATGCACAATCATTGAAGGACAAACGGGCTGTTTTACAGCGCATTTTGATGAGACTGAAGCAGAGGCACAATGTCTCTGTTTCAGAAATTGATTTTCAGGATACCTGGCAGAGAACCAAGATTGGCATCGTCGCCATCACATCAAATAAAGTTCAAACGGAAAAGGAATTGAACAAAGCGCTTGCTATGATTGATTCTTTTCCTGAAATTGAACGCACTGTAACCTCGTTTGATTGGCTTTAA
- a CDS encoding polysaccharide deacetylase family protein: MKRFHYLSIALILIITAAVILNPYTSAYLSTMKVAEVSAVKQPDELYQTIAAKVKDYEKPAQDAQIHTVWKATPGYNGITIDIDESYKKMKKIGKFDEKQLVFKQIKPKVHLSDLPSAPIYRGHPDKTMVSFLINVAWGNEYLPSMLDVLDKHGVKATFFLEGRWAKENPVLVKTIKEAGHEIGNHSYSHPDMARITTDQIRKQIGSTNDVIKEITGAAPVWFAPPSGSFRQDVITVADEFKMETVLWSVDTIDWQKPEPGVLVERVLKKVHNGAMVLMHPTDSTSRSLETLIQSIKQKGYSFGSVSMLLDEERLPASN, translated from the coding sequence ATGAAGAGGTTCCACTATTTAAGCATCGCGCTCATATTGATCATAACTGCTGCTGTCATTTTGAATCCATATACATCAGCCTATTTGTCTACAATGAAAGTTGCAGAAGTTTCAGCTGTAAAGCAGCCTGATGAACTCTACCAGACAATCGCTGCAAAGGTGAAGGATTATGAAAAACCGGCACAGGATGCTCAAATACATACGGTCTGGAAAGCGACTCCTGGCTACAACGGCATAACCATTGATATTGATGAGTCGTATAAAAAGATGAAGAAAATAGGGAAATTTGATGAAAAGCAGCTTGTCTTTAAGCAGATAAAGCCAAAAGTGCACTTATCTGACCTGCCTTCAGCCCCGATTTACAGAGGGCACCCTGATAAAACGATGGTTTCCTTTCTCATTAATGTTGCCTGGGGCAATGAATATCTTCCATCTATGCTTGACGTGCTTGATAAGCATGGAGTAAAAGCTACCTTTTTCTTAGAAGGAAGATGGGCAAAAGAAAATCCTGTACTTGTTAAAACAATAAAAGAGGCCGGTCATGAAATTGGGAATCATTCTTATTCCCATCCTGATATGGCAAGGATCACAACAGATCAAATCCGTAAACAGATTGGTTCAACAAATGACGTCATCAAAGAGATTACAGGTGCCGCTCCAGTCTGGTTCGCTCCTCCAAGCGGAAGCTTCAGGCAGGACGTGATTACCGTAGCAGATGAATTTAAGATGGAAACAGTGCTCTGGTCTGTTGATACAATTGACTGGCAAAAGCCTGAGCCCGGCGTTTTAGTTGAACGTGTTCTTAAAAAGGTTCATAATGGTGCTATGGTTCTCATGCATCCTACTGATTCCACGTCGAGAAGTTTAGAAACATTGATTCAGTCAATTAAACAGAAGGGATATTCTTTCGGTTCTGTATCAATGCTCTTGGATGAAGAACGGCTGCCGGCATCAAACTAA